In the genome of Candidatus Eremiobacteraceae bacterium, one region contains:
- a CDS encoding MBOAT family O-acyltransferase, with protein sequence MIFNTWTFAVFAVVVLVIYWLAVPQRFKPYYIVVAGCVFYASSVPAYLLLILALGITTYGIAIMMLRAKQGSPAKKFWMILGVAAIVGVLAFFKYSKFFALTIDEVLRHDVLPLPHLIVPLAISFFTFEFVHVLVDVYLGKIERLDPLDFATFTMFFPTLVAGPIKRYQSFAPQVSHIVAPPNETFALNIYRVLLGLTKKVVIADSMTLLAQPILTPNGEPFGRLDYIVAIFAYGAKIYFDFSGYSDIAIGTAGLLGIRIPENFSRPYWAQNISVFWRRWHMSLSSWIRDYVFIPLGGSRRPPLVTALNLFIAMAIAGLWHGAAWTFVVWGLWHGGGLAAHRVWSMRVVPSVDWLSKPGRLVPAASTVLTFAFVFLGWVLFAAATFANAATVIERAFAGG encoded by the coding sequence GTGATTTTCAATACGTGGACCTTCGCCGTTTTTGCCGTTGTCGTGCTCGTCATCTACTGGCTCGCCGTGCCGCAGCGATTCAAACCCTATTACATCGTGGTTGCCGGGTGCGTCTTTTACGCGTCTTCGGTGCCTGCGTATCTGCTATTGATCCTGGCGCTTGGCATCACGACGTACGGCATCGCGATCATGATGTTGCGAGCGAAACAAGGCTCGCCGGCGAAGAAATTCTGGATGATCTTGGGAGTGGCCGCGATCGTCGGTGTATTGGCGTTCTTCAAGTATTCCAAGTTCTTCGCGCTGACGATCGACGAAGTCTTGCGCCACGACGTGCTTCCGCTCCCGCATCTCATCGTGCCGCTCGCGATCTCGTTTTTCACGTTTGAATTCGTGCACGTCCTCGTCGATGTTTATCTGGGTAAGATCGAGCGGCTGGATCCTTTGGACTTCGCGACATTCACGATGTTCTTTCCCACGCTCGTAGCGGGACCGATCAAAAGATACCAGAGTTTTGCGCCGCAAGTGTCCCACATCGTGGCACCCCCCAACGAGACGTTTGCACTCAACATCTATCGCGTTCTGCTCGGCCTCACGAAGAAAGTGGTCATCGCCGATTCGATGACGCTGCTCGCGCAACCGATTCTGACGCCCAACGGCGAACCGTTCGGCCGGCTCGACTACATCGTGGCCATTTTCGCCTACGGCGCGAAGATCTATTTCGATTTTAGCGGCTACTCTGACATCGCGATCGGCACAGCCGGCTTGCTCGGCATTCGCATCCCGGAGAATTTTTCGCGTCCCTATTGGGCGCAAAACATCTCGGTATTTTGGCGGCGCTGGCACATGTCGCTCTCGTCATGGATTCGAGACTACGTGTTCATCCCGTTGGGCGGAAGCCGGCGGCCGCCGCTTGTGACCGCGCTGAATCTCTTCATCGCTATGGCGATCGCCGGGCTGTGGCACGGCGCGGCCTGGACGTTCGTGGTATGGGGACTTTGGCACGGGGGCGGATTGGCTGCCCATCGCGTGTGGTCGATGCGCGTCGTCCCAAGCGTCGATTGGCTCTCCAAGCCTGGCCGCTTGGTGCCGGCAGCCTCGACCGTGCTCACCTTCGCTTTTGTCTTTTTGGGTTGGGTGCTGTTCGCCGCAGCCACGTTCGCAAATGCGGCTACCGTGATCGAGCGCGCCTTTGCCGGGGGTTAG